In a genomic window of Vulpes vulpes isolate BD-2025 chromosome 6, VulVul3, whole genome shotgun sequence:
- the LOC112926566 gene encoding chymase isoform X2, whose translation MHGLPLTLLLLLLCSRAEAEEIIGGTESKPHSRPYMAHLEILTLRNHLASCGGFLIRRNFVLTAAHCAGRFIMVTLGAHNIQKKEDTWQKLEVIKQFPHPKYDDLTIRHDIMLLKLKEKANLTLAVGTLPLSPQFNFVPPGRMCRVAGWGKRQVNGSGSDTLQEVKLRLMDPQACRHYMAFDHNLQLCVGNPRKTKSAFKGDSGGPLLCAGVAQGIVSYGQNDAKPPAVFTRISHYRPWINKVLKQNKA comes from the exons ATGCATGGTCTTCCTCTCaccctgctgctccttctcctaTGTTCCAGAGCAGAAGCTG AGGAGATCATCGGGGGCACAGAGTCCAAGCCACATTCCCGCCCTTACATGGCCCACCTGGAAATCCTCACTCTCCGGAATCACCTGGCATCCTGTGGTGGTTTCCTGATAAGGCGGAACTTCGTACTGACGGCTGCTCACTGTGCAGGAAG GTTCATAATGGTCACCCTCGGAGCCCAtaacatacaaaagaaagaagacacgTGGCAGAAGCTTGAGGTCATAAAACAATTCCCTCACCCAAAATATGATGACCTTACTATTCGCCATGACATCATGCTACTGAAG TTGAAGGAGAAGGCCAACCTGACCCTGGCCGTGGGGACCCTCCCCCTCTCACCCCAATTCAACTTCGTCCCACCTGGGAGAATGTGCCGGGTGGCTGGCTGGGGAAAAAGACAAGTGAATGGATCAGGCTCTGACACTCTGCAAGAGGTGAAGCTGAGGCTCATGGACCCCCAGGCCTGTAGACACTACATGGCTTTTGACCACAACCTCCAGCTGTGTGTTGGCAATCCCAGGAAGACAAAATCTGCATTTAAG gGAGATTCAGGGGGCCCTCTTCTGTGTGCTGGGGTAGCCCAGGGAATTGTGTCCTATGGGCAGAATGATGCAAAGCCCCCTGCTGTCTTCACCCGAATCTCCCACTACCGGCCCTGGATCAATAAGGTTCTGAAGCAGAATAAAGCCTGA
- the LOC112926566 gene encoding chymase isoform X1 produces the protein MVFLSPCCSFSYVPEQKLAQGLSVPEEIIGGTESKPHSRPYMAHLEILTLRNHLASCGGFLIRRNFVLTAAHCAGRFIMVTLGAHNIQKKEDTWQKLEVIKQFPHPKYDDLTIRHDIMLLKLKEKANLTLAVGTLPLSPQFNFVPPGRMCRVAGWGKRQVNGSGSDTLQEVKLRLMDPQACRHYMAFDHNLQLCVGNPRKTKSAFKGDSGGPLLCAGVAQGIVSYGQNDAKPPAVFTRISHYRPWINKVLKQNKA, from the exons ATGGTCTTCCTCTCaccctgctgctccttctcctaTGTTCCAGAGCAGAAGCTG GCCCAGGGGCTCTCTGTTCCAGAGGAGATCATCGGGGGCACAGAGTCCAAGCCACATTCCCGCCCTTACATGGCCCACCTGGAAATCCTCACTCTCCGGAATCACCTGGCATCCTGTGGTGGTTTCCTGATAAGGCGGAACTTCGTACTGACGGCTGCTCACTGTGCAGGAAG GTTCATAATGGTCACCCTCGGAGCCCAtaacatacaaaagaaagaagacacgTGGCAGAAGCTTGAGGTCATAAAACAATTCCCTCACCCAAAATATGATGACCTTACTATTCGCCATGACATCATGCTACTGAAG TTGAAGGAGAAGGCCAACCTGACCCTGGCCGTGGGGACCCTCCCCCTCTCACCCCAATTCAACTTCGTCCCACCTGGGAGAATGTGCCGGGTGGCTGGCTGGGGAAAAAGACAAGTGAATGGATCAGGCTCTGACACTCTGCAAGAGGTGAAGCTGAGGCTCATGGACCCCCAGGCCTGTAGACACTACATGGCTTTTGACCACAACCTCCAGCTGTGTGTTGGCAATCCCAGGAAGACAAAATCTGCATTTAAG gGAGATTCAGGGGGCCCTCTTCTGTGTGCTGGGGTAGCCCAGGGAATTGTGTCCTATGGGCAGAATGATGCAAAGCCCCCTGCTGTCTTCACCCGAATCTCCCACTACCGGCCCTGGATCAATAAGGTTCTGAAGCAGAATAAAGCCTGA